From Cricetulus griseus strain 17A/GY chromosome 1 unlocalized genomic scaffold, alternate assembly CriGri-PICRH-1.0 chr1_0, whole genome shotgun sequence, a single genomic window includes:
- the Rpf1 gene encoding ribosome production factor 1 isoform X2, translating into MAPAGEQSAGGGKRGLKRRAAAEEPREPAAGGDGAAEGGVRPGGAAAFPPGFSVSEIKNKQRRHLMFTRWKQQRRKEKLAAKKKLKKEREALGDKAPPKPVPKTIDNQRVYDETTVDPTDEEVAYDEATDEFASYFNRQTSPKILITTSDRPHGRTVRLCEQLSTVIPDSHVYYRRGLALKKIIPQCIARDFTDLIVINEDRKTPNGLILSHLPNGPTAHFKMSSVRLRKEIKRRGKDPTEHVPEIILNNFTTRLGHSIGRMFASLFPHNPQFIGRQVATFHNQRDYIFFRFHRYIFKSEKKVGIQELGPRFTLKLRSLQKGTFDSKYGEYEWVHKPREMDTSRRKFHL; encoded by the exons ATGGCGCCGGCCGGGGAGCAGAGCGCGGGGGGCGGGAAGCGGGGCCTGAAGAGGAGGGCGGCGGCTGAGGAGCCGCGGGAGCCGGCGGCCGGGGGCGATGGGGCGGCGGAGGGCGGGGTGCGGCCCGGGGGAGCGGCCGCCTTCCCGCCGGGCTTCAGCGTCTCGGAGATTAAGAACAAGCAGCGGCGACATCTGATGTTCACGCGCTGGAAGCAGCAGCGGCGGAAG GAAAAGTTGGCAGCtaagaaaaaacttaaaaaagagagagaagctcTTGGTGATAAG GCTCCACCAAAGCCAGTTCCCAAGACCATTGACAATCAGCGAGTGTACGATGAAACCACAGTGGACCCCACTGATGAAGAG GTGGCTTATGATGAAGCCACGGATGAGTTTGCTTCCTATTTCAACAGACAGACATCTCCTAAGATTCTCATCACGACATCGGACAGACCTCACGGG AGAACAGTACGACTCTGTGAGCAGCTCTCAACAGTTATACCAGATTCACATGTTTATTACAGAAGAGGACTGGCTCTGAAAAAAATTATCCCACAGTGCATTGCAAGAGATTTCACAGACCTGATTGTTATTAATGAAGATCGTAAAACACCAA ATGGCCTTATTTTGAGTCACTTGCCAAATGGTCCAACcgctcattttaaaatgagtagTGTTCGTCTTCGTAAAGAGATTAAG AGACGAGGCAAAGACCCCACAGAACATGTTCCTGAGATAATTCTGAATAACTTTACAACACGGCTAGGTCATTCTATTGGACGaatgtttgcttctctgtttcctcatAATCCTCAATTTATTGGAAGGCAGGTTGCCACATTCCACAATCAGCGGGACTACATTTTCTTCAGGTTCCACAG GTATATATTCAAGAgtgaaaagaaagtgggaattcAGGAACTTGGACCACGTTTTACCTTAAAATTGCGATCTCTTCAGAAAGGAACCTTTGACTCTAAATATGGAGAATATGAATGGGTCCATAAG CCACGGGAAATGGATACAAGTAGAAGAAAATTCCATTTATAA